A stretch of the Lolium perenne isolate Kyuss_39 chromosome 3, Kyuss_2.0, whole genome shotgun sequence genome encodes the following:
- the LOC139837469 gene encoding uncharacterized protein gives MKDVVFTYVKNGPLVEPAQEGDLPRQMLGLLNWYKGYIKHKNAKDYIYAEVRYEHHFKHYWVQIPLSELFQLFNLRDLDKSIISCYVLMKKREMRIRNIHDVGFIDPHIVNSHVLEHHPADVEDDLWRFIRKQQQKSDILFPYHFGFHWILMVIKVQTSSVLVHDSLNMDPALWGDMRKMLQKVWRRFVDTKVGEFKKELSFKMAVRTTGDTQPPGTNLCGYYVCERIRRYCNERDQTCENNILRNNLRKTLSPEARFRPLQEELAGWLAREVIDPRGEHYYDDVELYMHQNL, from the exons atgaaggacgtagtatttacatatgtgaagaatggccctctcgtcgagcctgcgcaggaaggggatctacctcgacaaatgctaggtctgctaaattggtacaagggttacataaaacataaaaacgccaaagactatatctatgcggaagttagatatgagcatcacttcaaacattactgggtacaaattcctctgagtgaattgttccagctgttcaatctgcgcgacctcgacaaatctatcatcagttgctacgttct aatgaagaagcgggaaatgcgaataaggaacatccatgatgttgggttcattgacccacacatcgttaattcacatgtgttagaacaccaccccgccgacgtggaggatgacctgtggcggtttattagaaaacagcaacagaaaagtgatattctatttccttaccattttgg gttccactggattcttatggtaattaaagttcagacctcctcagttctcgtccacgactctctgaatatggatccggcgctttggggcgacatgagaaaaatgttgcaaaa ggtttggagacggttcgtagataccaaggtcggtgaattcaaaaaagagctatcttttaaaatggcagtgcggacgactggggatactcagccaccggggaccaatctatgtggatactatgtttgtgagaggatccggagatactgcaatgagcgggaccagacgtgtgagaacaacatcctgaggaataacctccggaagacgcttagtccagaagctcgcttccgaccacttcaagaggaactagctggatggttggcgagggaagtcatcgatcctagaggagaacactattacgatgacgtagaactttatatgcaccagaatttgtaa
- the LOC139829776 gene encoding uncharacterized protein: MAVTIFSPNPAPTTAAYPTLLVADHRSSGAFNRAPSRNPSRPTKSVAHSIALTRGRNPGVPLSMRPVPAPATTLPARPRSGWSCGAAVQPQMYVLPIRRIPGLTPAHVGDQPTADAESIRRCIRVERDPSPRRPRASTSPATVSRSRSRTAYPGSSRRKAKERPAGVRRWPTTTQNGSSTPTSTAKAELVRSDGARQIKGHFILHMELMTTAIKCLNLLLKRNLMVTILPHTNLRSLLNLRRKVWHHGCSWWLLMTLAGCRGA; encoded by the exons ATGGCGGTCACCATTTTCTCTCCCAACCCCGCGCCGACCACCGCAGCCTACCCAACCCTGCTCGTCGCCGACCACCGCAGCTCCGGTGCATTCAATCGCGCCCCCTCGCGGAACCCTAGCCGGCCGACCAAGTCCGTCGCGCATTCAATCGCGCTCACACGCGGGCGGAACCCTGGCGTCCCGCTGTCGATGCGGCCCGTCCCGGCTCCGGCGACCACCCTCCCGGCGAGACCTCGCAGCGGCTGGAGCTGCGGCGCCGCCGTCCAGCCGCAGATGTACGTGCTCCCCATCCGCCGCATCCCCGGCTTGACGCCCGCACACGTGGGCGACCAACCAACAGCCGATGCTGAATCCATCCGGCGCTGCATCAGAGTGGAGCGAGACCCTTCTCCACGGCGACCACGCGCGTCGACCTCACCCGCCACG GTAAGCAGAAGCAGATCAAGGACGGCCTACCCCGGCTCCTCCCGCcgcaaggccaaggagaggccggCGGGCGTTCGGAGATGGCCGACGACCACGCAAAACGGCTCGTCCACTCCGACCTCGACGGCCAAGGCGGAGCTCGTCCGGTCAGATGGCGCCCGCCAAATTAAAG GTCACTTTATACTGCATATGGAGCTCATGACTACAGCCATCAAATGCCTCAATCTGCTCCTCAAGCGGAACCTTATGGTGACTATCCTTCCACACACCAATCTCAG GAGCCTACTGAATCTGAGAAGAAAGGTGTGGCACCACGGTTGCTCTTGGTGGCTTCTGATGACCTTGGCAGGCTGCAGGGGCGCATAA